Proteins co-encoded in one Chrysemys picta bellii isolate R12L10 chromosome 13, ASM1138683v2, whole genome shotgun sequence genomic window:
- the CCN5 gene encoding CCN family member 5: MRSQLEKQLLFFSLLCILSKVCTQLCRTPCYCPWIPPRCPPGAPLVLDGCGCCRICARRLGEPCNHLNVCDRSQGLICDYSDDHLGRGGTCNFEEEDDSCEVNGKVYRDGEVFQPSCKIQCRCSDGGFTCVPLCSEDVRLPTPDCPHPRRVEVPGKCCQEWICERRDSHFLQDAKPVLRPPGTASTSFSYLCEEWSTEWSACSATCGMGISTRVSNQNRYCRLETHQRLCMLRPCQALPGTSNTRARRGRL; the protein is encoded by the exons ATGAGAAGCCAACTGGAAAAGCAGCTGCTCttcttctctcttctctgcaTCCTTTCCAAG GTCTGTACTCAGCTCTGCCGGACACCATGCTACTGCCCCTGGATCCCACCCCGCTGCCCTCCCGGCGCCCCTCTGGTTCTGGACGGCTGCGGCTGCTGCAGGATATGCGCGCGAcgcctgggagagccctgcaatCACCTCAATGTGTGTGATCGGAGCCAGGGCCTCATCTGTGATTACAGTGATGAccacctggggagaggaggaaccTGCAACT TTGAGGAGGAAGACGACAGCTGCGAGGTGAATGGAAAGGTCTATCGAGATGGTGAGGTGTTCCAGCCCAGCTGTAAGATCCAGTGCCGCTGCTCAGACGGAGGCTTCACCTGTGTACCCCTCTGCAGCGAGGATGTCCGCCTGCCCACTCCGGACTGTCCCCATCCGAGGCGTGTGGAGGTCCCAGGGAAGTGCTGTCAGGAATGGATCTGTGAGAGGCGAGACAGTCACTTCCTTCAGGATGCCAAGCCAG TGCTTAGGCCGCCTGGGACAGCATCAACAAGTTTTTCTTACCTCTGTGAAGAATGGAGCACAGAGTGGAGTGCCTGCTCTGCAACCTGTGGCATGGGGATTTCGACACGGGTGTCAAACCAGAATCGGTACTGCAGGCTCGAAACTCACCAACGTTTGTGCATGCTCAGACCCTGCCAGGCTCTCCCAGGAACATCTAATACA AGGGCAAGAAGAGGTCGTTTGTAG